CGGTAGCCTTAATAGTATCCACGTTGTTGTATTTGTGATAGTATCTGGTTGCCCACTGATCCCCGGTATTGAGTGTATGGAAAGGGGTAATCATTAAATTGAAATTATAGTGAAGCGTGTCACCGGCTTTCATTTCTCTTGCGCCGCTGTAATTGGTTACAGAAGTATTCAGGGCATTTTGCTGAATATCTATTCCGCCTTTATCATGATTTCCCCATGAAGAAGGTAATAAGAGTGGTTTATCCAGATAGAAGTTTGTATTTAACGGACGCGTGTAATGTTCATCCTTCAGAGCGAAACGTATACCAGCATTTACAGCACCTATCCAGGCTCCGTCCTGATTTTTGTGTGCTACATCCCATTTCCATTTGTAATCTGCAGGTATTTTTCCTCCTTTGAGATTCAGCCCCATCATATATTCGGCTACCTCTTTTTTGAAAGGGATGACCATTCTGATATCTTTCAGATTAACGTCGCTTAACGCTGTCAGTTTTACAGAATAATTTACAAAACCATCAAATTCCAGGCTCGCTTTAATATCCATCTGCAATTTAGAAGAGGTATTTGTAGCTGTCCATATGACTTCGCCTGGTTCAACCTGCCGGATTGTTGGTTTGCCGGTTTTCCATTTCAGTGCTGTACCATCTGTCTGTTCAGCGATCAGTGCAAATGGAGAAGCTAATAAAGGACGTGCCTGCTGATCGATTGCTGTCATCTCTTCGGTAAAGAAAGACTCAATCTGCGCTGGCATACCATCATTTCCGAGAATTAGTTTCCGGCCCAGCAAGCTAATCGTATTACCATTGATTTTTAAAGGAATATATGGCCCGATCAAGTCGTTTTTCTGACCTAAAGAAGAATTCAGCCAGGTTAAGCGGGTTTGTTTCCAGGGCTCGTTTACACCACCATTAACGGCTGTTTTCTGGCTGACCACTAAATTGATCTGTACAGGAACAGGTGCTGTTCCGTTAGCCGTTACTGTTACGGTTCCACGATAAGTAGCCGGATTTGTATTTTTTGGGATATCCAGCAAACACCATAAAGACTGAATATCATTTTTGTTAATATCTACCTGTTTGCTGAGTATTTTATTATCCCAGTTTATGCCGTCAGTGTTTAGGCAGGAAATGAGCTTAGCAGGGATGACATCACCCGCAGAGCTTTTTAAATCAGTGAATTTCAATTTCACATTATGCAGATCCTTTGAGGCAGCAAATAATCCCAGCTGAAAACTGAAATTTTCACCACGATCTGCAGTATCTGTAAAAGTTTTGCCTGTTCCTTTCAGAATCCAGCGTAAAGGGAGGTCTTTCTCCATTTTTACAGGATGGAGTCTGTCTTCCGGGAAAATCAGGTAAGGCTGATCTTTGTTTTTTGAAATTAATGCATTTACTTCTTTTGCAGTGGCGATAACCTCCATCGGATAAAAGCTGTTTAACTGGTTAAAAGATTCCAGATAATCAATTTTAGCTGTGATGGGTTTACTGGTTATTTTATTAGTCCACGCTACAGCGGTGCGATCATTAGGCTTTTTGTAAATTGCTGTGGGGTAATTTGATCCGGGCTGAACATGGAAAGGCAGATAGTAAATATAATAAGTGCCTGCACCTGAAACCGGCTCAAAATATATTGTTCCGGTTTCTCTTGAAAGTGATTCTGTTTTCACGTTTAAGATCCGCTGGTTTGAACGGGCATCTATCACGATGATTTCTTTGTTTGCCGGATTATCTTTTCTGCGCCATTCAATCACTGCTCTGGCTACCGGGCCTGAGACCGGAACCTGAACTACAGCACGATGATTTCCCAGTGAATCTGCATCCCAGGTACTATTGCCGGATACATATTTTAATTGCTGTGCCTGACTACCCGTACCGGCAGTACTTAAAAATAAAGCGATCCCGAAGACTGCTTTTGATAAAAAGTTTGGTTTGATTAATTTGAACATGACCTTAGGTTAGGTTGATTTGCCTGACATGAAGGTATTCATTTTAATCCCGAAAGACCTGAAAAGGGATCCGTTTTAGGCCCGAATTTCTACGCAAACGTTTGAAATGGTGCAGCATTAAACCTTTCCTGAAAGCTCCTTTACAGATAAGTAACTGTGTATTTCAGCCCGGCTATGCATCAATGAGGTGATCCTGTTTCCAGGCAGTGAAGAGATGAAAGAACTGCCTCCGGAATTAGGGAAATAATCTGCACAAAGGGAAGTCCATTCTTTTTTCCTTTGTGCAGATCAGTTGTTTATTTAAATAATTCCTGCAGATCTCTGTCAGCAGTAGGGATTTTTTTCAGAAAATCATCAAACCCCGTTCCTTCCTGAGAACTGTACATTCCATAGGCATCTATAATATAACCGATCTGACCTTCTTTATCTTCCAGTAAATAAAGGACAGAATTATCTCCCGGATCTGAATCACCTTCAAAACGATAAGTTTTTATAATAGTCAGATCCTCCGGGTTATAGATTTTGTGCAGACCGACCCCTTGCATCTTACCATGATCCGTCATCTTTATTTCGTTATCTAGCCCTTTTTGCCTTAGTTTTTCTAAAATCTGGCTAAGTGTGTTCATTTCAGCTGGTTGTTCCATAATAAAGGTTGTTTGCCTATTAAAACAAAGCCTTTTATAAATGGTTTTCTTTTTTTACAGCGTATAACCGTATTTCTTCATCAGTGAAAGTAATACGCCATTTGTCCATCCGAACCCGTCCTGAGAGGCGTATTCTCCACCTCCGGCCTTCAGTTGAAGATCAACAACATTATATTTCTCCATTAATTTGCCTGTTCTTTTGTAAACGTTGGTGTTTAAATCGATCCAGCGTACAGAAATATCTTTTTCCAGGTCATGGAAACCATAATTACCCAGTCCGTTAATGGCTATCCATTGCAAAGGGGCCCATCCGTTAGGCGCATCCCACTGCTGATGCGTGTTCAGTGGTGTAGAAACCAATCCGCCTGGTTTAAGGAATTTTTGCTGTAATATGTTTTTGGCCAGTTTAGCCTGTCTGAGATCTGCAAGATTGAAAAACAGCGGATACATGCCTGCCAGACTTAGTACCGGAGCCTGTTTTTTTGTTTTGATATTGTAATCCGTGAACCAGGATTGCTGCGGAGACCAGAAATATTTTTGCATACTGGTTTTTCTTTTTAAAGCCAGGGCGCGGAACTGTTTTTCTTTGGCTGTATCCTTTTGAAGAG
This portion of the Pedobacter lusitanus genome encodes:
- a CDS encoding glycoside hydrolase domain-containing protein, with protein sequence MFKLIKPNFLSKAVFGIALFLSTAGTGSQAQQLKYVSGNSTWDADSLGNHRAVVQVPVSGPVARAVIEWRRKDNPANKEIIVIDARSNQRILNVKTESLSRETGTIYFEPVSGAGTYYIYYLPFHVQPGSNYPTAIYKKPNDRTAVAWTNKITSKPITAKIDYLESFNQLNSFYPMEVIATAKEVNALISKNKDQPYLIFPEDRLHPVKMEKDLPLRWILKGTGKTFTDTADRGENFSFQLGLFAASKDLHNVKLKFTDLKSSAGDVIPAKLISCLNTDGINWDNKILSKQVDINKNDIQSLWCLLDIPKNTNPATYRGTVTVTANGTAPVPVQINLVVSQKTAVNGGVNEPWKQTRLTWLNSSLGQKNDLIGPYIPLKINGNTISLLGRKLILGNDGMPAQIESFFTEEMTAIDQQARPLLASPFALIAEQTDGTALKWKTGKPTIRQVEPGEVIWTATNTSSKLQMDIKASLEFDGFVNYSVKLTALSDVNLKDIRMVIPFKKEVAEYMMGLNLKGGKIPADYKWKWDVAHKNQDGAWIGAVNAGIRFALKDEHYTRPLNTNFYLDKPLLLPSSWGNHDKGGIDIQQNALNTSVTNYSGAREMKAGDTLHYNFNLMITPFHTLNTGDQWATRYYHKYNNVDTIKATGATVVNIHHGTAINPYINYPFIAHDAMKNYIDSAHHLGLKVKIYNTVREVSNSAYELAPLRSLGHEVFSKGKGGGYAWLQEHLNADYIAAWYVPEVKDAAIINSGMSRWHNYYVEGMSWLVQNIGIDGIYLDDVAYDRTTMKRIKRVLTQNGHPGIIDLHSANQYNKRDGFNNSANLYMDHFPYLNRLWFGENFDYENNTQDFYLTEISGIPFGLMGEMLEGGGNPWRGMVYGMTNRMPWSANADPRPIWKTWDNFGIRQSRMIGYWVKNNPVKTTQQDVLATVYLKDKKALVAIASWAKEDTKVKLVIDWKALGIDPKKATLTAPAIKNFQTAQTIAANEEIIVKKGQGLMLIIE